One Argiope bruennichi chromosome 5, qqArgBrue1.1, whole genome shotgun sequence DNA segment encodes these proteins:
- the LOC129968837 gene encoding uncharacterized protein LOC129968837 → MIQKTFSEGIYLENEGPTSSSTFKSSYNENAERSYITAVSLVPKLVPKRTFFAMNGALPKISSATFNRSCSFSSLSDGEKSYESSVYIDENSEIDDINYDGPFYQNIELEARLVPTKFSETIHSFPKTNDHSYSSTFMYDPSHVKERYLVGLRVEKVREVTFAVEQDESGSFTSSMQLAVVDEDKCGKKVINGDCESSDLVNGI, encoded by the coding sequence ATGATACAGAAAACATTTTCCGAAGGTATATACCTTGAAAATGAAGGCCCTACATCTTCGTCTACTTTTAAAAGTTCATACAATGAGAATGCCGAAAGGTCATACATCACTGCTGTAAGTTTGGTTCCCAAGTTAGTGCCAAAGCGAACCTTCTTTGCAATGAATGGTGCATTACCAAAGATTTCATCAGCAACATTTAACAGATCATGCAGTTTTTCTAGTTTGTCAGATGGAGAAAAATCATACGAAAGCTCTGtatatattgatgaaaattcAGAAATCGATGATATCAATTATGATGGCCCATTCTACCAAAATATTGAATTAGAGGCACGACTTGTACCTACTAAATTCTCAGAAACGATCCATAGTTTTCCCAAAACAAATGATCATTCATATAGTTCAACATTTATGTATGATCCTTCTCATGTAAAGGAGCGGTATTTGGTTGGCTTGAGAGTTGAGAAAGTTAGAGAAGTAACGTTTGCTGTAGAGCAAGATGAATCAGGATCTTTTACATCATCCATGCAACTTGCAGTAGTTGATGAAGATAAATGTGGAAAAAAAGTCATCAATGGAGATTGTGAGTCATCTGACTTAGTAAATGGAATATAG